In Lathamus discolor isolate bLatDis1 chromosome 12, bLatDis1.hap1, whole genome shotgun sequence, a genomic segment contains:
- the GNB1L gene encoding guanine nucleotide-binding protein subunit beta-like protein 1, whose amino-acid sequence MALPPPDPQFVLRGTSAAVHTLHFSCGGQEPDVPILFSGSENGLIHVWNLKTHRVDTALDGHGRKSVYCVETMGGKNRLLSQGRDQRICLWDLAEGRTAVMDSVFTENVGFCRCSLLMVAQGRWLMAMAAKALEEVQVLELPSKTSVCTLKPESGAKLGMPMCLKLWQLSGDSQPLLLAGYEDGSVVLWSLSMGKALSQLACHQEPVMSLDFDSEKAKGISGSSEKVLSIWSLNEQQNLQVYKTHNLVNAGISDITIRPDKKIVATAGWDHRVRIFGWKKLKPLAVLDYHTATVHCVSFSNHKNPRERLLAAGSKDHRISIWSIYTQT is encoded by the exons ATGGCTCTGCCACCTCCGGATCCACAGTTTGTTCTCAGAGGTACCAGTGCTGCAGTCCACACTCTGCATTTCTCCTGTGGAGGCCAGGAGCCCGATGTCCCTATTCTTTTCTCTGG GTCTGAGAATGGGCTTATCCATGTCTGGAACCTGAAAACACACAGAGTGGACACAGCACTGGATGGCCATGGGAGAAAATCTGTCTACTGCGTGGAGACAATGGGTGGTAAAAACAGGCTCCTCAG TCAGGGTCGTGACCAGAGGATCTGCTTGTGGGATTTGGCAGAAGGACGGACTGCAGTGATGGATTCTGTCTTTACGGAGAATGTGGGATTCTGCAGATGCTCTTTGTTAATGGTGGCACAGGGACGCTGGCTAATGGCCATGGCAGCCAAAGCCCTGGAGGAG GTTCAGGTTTTGGAGCTGCCATCCAAGACGTCAGTCTGTACCTTGAAGCCAGAGTCGGGTGCCAAGCTGGGCATGCCCATGTGTCTGAAGTTATGGCAG CTCAGCGGTGATTCACAACCTTTGCTTCTGGCTGGCTATGAAGATGGATCAGTGGTCCTTTGGAGTCTGTCAATGGGAAAAGCATTGAGCCAACTTGCTTGCCACCAGGAGCCAGTGATGAGCCTTGACTTTGACTCGGAGAAGGCCAAGGGGATCTCGGGCTCATCTGAAAAGGTGCTTAGCATCTGGAGCCTCAATGAGCAACAGAACCTCCAG GTTTACAAAACACACAACCTTGTCAACGCTGGCATATCCGATATCACCATCCGTCCAGACAAGAAGATTGTAGCAACAGCGGGGTGGGATCATCGCGTCAGGATCTTTGGCTGGAAAAAACTGAAGCCCTTAGCGGTGCTGGACTATCACACAGCAACTGTCCATTGTGTGTCCTTCTCCAACCACAAAAACCCCAGGGAGAGACTACTGGCGGCTGGCTCAAAAGATCACCGCATCAGTATCTGGTCAATATATACTCAGACGTGA